The following coding sequences are from one Gigantopelta aegis isolate Gae_Host chromosome 15, Gae_host_genome, whole genome shotgun sequence window:
- the LOC121390774 gene encoding uncharacterized protein LOC121390774, producing the protein MFPTFVFESKPNQSQTVTSVITDYGIVCWSRMWPFVNNMLACIRRLDLFAPKENDLEDWVFIQGNASQNGSTSWTAVVGPERETNDKPRPVERGVSDSTTTPDISELAMVDVDLSEPSEMPLEFD; encoded by the exons ATGTTTCCAACTTTCGTCTTCGAGTCAAAGCCAAATCA AAGCCAGACTGTGACGTCCGTTATCACAGACTACGGGATCGTCTGCTGGAGCAGAATGTGGCCATTTGTCAACAACATGCTAGCATGCATTCGACGACTAG atCTATTTGCACCGAAAGAAAACGACTTAGAAGACTGG GTTTTTATCCAGGGCAATGCTTCTCAGAACGGATCTACATCGTGGACAGCCGTCGTTGGGCCAGAACGTGAAACAAACGATAAGCCCCGCCCAGTAGAAAGAGGCGTGTCCGATTCGACAACCACGCCCGATATTAGTGAGCTCGCAATGGTGGATGTTGACCTATCAGAGCCGTCGGAAATGCCTCTTGAATTTGATTGA